A single Deltaproteobacteria bacterium CG11_big_fil_rev_8_21_14_0_20_42_23 DNA region contains:
- a CDS encoding F0F1 ATP synthase subunit alpha gives MSIRADEISRIIKEQIRDYAGAAGADEVGQILTLGDGIARIHGLTGAMAGELVEFSGGVRGIVLNLEEDNVGVAIMGEDTDLHEGDEVRRTGKIAQVPVGDGLLGRVVDGLGNPVDGLGDVVASEMRNIEIKAPGIVARQSVHEPMLTGIKAIDAMTPVGRGQRELIIGDRQTGKTAVAIDAIINQKGSGMKCFYVAIGQKVSTVARVVEKLKQHGAMEYTTVIVAGASAPAPLQYLAPYAGVTMAEFYRDNGGHSLIIYDDLSKHAVAYRQLSLLLRRPPGREAYPGDVFYLHSRLLERAAKLSKERGSGSLTALPIIETQAGDVSAYVPTNVISITDGQIYLESDLFHSGIRPAINVGLSVSRVGGAAQIKAMKQVAGTMRLELAQYREMAAFAQFGAELDEATQKQIHRGARLVELLKQGQYVPLSVEMQVAQIFAGVQGLLDDVEIEKVLEFVTFLERYMTSHRKEVLDEIIKKKALDDELKAKLTAAINEAKTQFTA, from the coding sequence ATGAGTATAAGAGCTGATGAAATTAGCCGCATTATTAAAGAACAGATCCGTGACTATGCCGGCGCTGCAGGTGCCGATGAAGTGGGGCAAATTCTCACGTTGGGTGATGGGATTGCCCGCATTCACGGTCTCACTGGCGCTATGGCGGGTGAGCTTGTTGAATTTTCTGGCGGCGTTCGTGGTATCGTTTTGAACCTTGAAGAAGACAACGTTGGTGTTGCCATCATGGGAGAAGACACCGACTTGCACGAAGGCGACGAAGTACGACGCACGGGAAAAATTGCACAAGTTCCGGTTGGTGATGGGCTGCTGGGAAGAGTGGTTGATGGCCTTGGAAATCCTGTTGATGGTCTTGGCGATGTTGTAGCAAGCGAAATGCGTAATATCGAAATTAAAGCCCCAGGAATTGTTGCGCGTCAATCAGTTCACGAGCCGATGCTCACCGGGATTAAAGCCATTGATGCGATGACGCCGGTGGGAAGAGGTCAGCGCGAACTTATTATTGGTGATCGTCAAACCGGAAAAACTGCAGTTGCTATTGATGCTATCATCAATCAAAAAGGCAGCGGCATGAAGTGCTTCTATGTTGCCATTGGTCAAAAAGTTTCAACCGTTGCGCGTGTAGTGGAAAAATTGAAACAACACGGTGCAATGGAATACACTACCGTAATTGTAGCTGGAGCCTCCGCACCTGCGCCATTGCAGTATTTGGCGCCATACGCTGGGGTGACCATGGCGGAATTTTACCGCGACAATGGTGGTCATTCTCTTATTATTTATGATGATCTTTCAAAGCACGCTGTTGCGTATCGTCAACTTTCTCTTTTGCTCCGTCGTCCTCCAGGACGTGAAGCATATCCAGGAGATGTTTTCTATCTTCATTCTCGTTTGCTTGAACGCGCTGCAAAACTCAGCAAAGAGCGCGGATCAGGTTCATTAACCGCACTTCCTATCATTGAAACACAAGCGGGAGACGTTTCTGCTTACGTACCAACAAACGTGATTTCAATTACGGATGGTCAAATTTATCTTGAAAGTGATTTGTTCCACTCTGGAATTCGCCCAGCGATTAACGTTGGACTTTCTGTATCTCGTGTAGGTGGAGCTGCGCAAATTAAAGCCATGAAACAAGTTGCAGGAACAATGCGTTTGGAACTTGCACAATATCGTGAGATGGCAGCGTTTGCACAGTTTGGCGCAGAGCTTGATGAAGCAACGCAAAAGCAAATTCACCGTGGAGCACGACTTGTTGAATTGTTGAAACAAGGCCAATATGTTCCACTCAGCGTGGAAATGCAGGTGGCGCAGATCTTTGCGGGCGTACAAGGTTTGTTAGATGATGTTGAAATCGAAAAAGTATTAGAGTTCGTTACTTTCCTTGAACGCTACATGACTTCACATCGCAAAGAAGTCTTAGATGAAATCATCAAGAAAAAAGCTTTAGATGATGAGCTGAAAGCAAAACTAACAGCCGCAATTAACGAAGCTAAAACGCAGTTTACTGCATAA
- the atpH gene encoding ATP synthase F1 subunit delta translates to MSEFVVARRYAKAFFELALEEKKVAEYEKEIKKLVDLFHVSPSALHIFDEQQVSKSQKHGLARSFAEHLNLSQDILGFLFLLVERQRLSLIEHIYLEYKRLHDKLENIANAEVTVADERFSDEACQSVVSILGGLIGKTPKCTVTVDKNIWGGFVLKVGDSVFDSSLKGRLQRMKETFSHHQ, encoded by the coding sequence ATGAGCGAGTTCGTAGTTGCAAGACGTTATGCAAAAGCTTTTTTTGAATTAGCGCTTGAAGAGAAAAAAGTGGCTGAATATGAAAAAGAAATCAAAAAACTTGTCGATCTTTTTCATGTGTCGCCATCGGCCTTGCATATTTTTGATGAACAACAAGTAAGCAAATCTCAAAAACATGGTTTAGCCAGATCGTTTGCAGAACACTTGAACCTTTCGCAAGATATTTTGGGCTTTCTTTTTCTTTTGGTGGAGCGTCAGCGCCTTTCGCTTATTGAGCACATTTATCTTGAGTACAAACGCTTGCATGACAAGCTTGAAAATATTGCAAACGCAGAAGTGACCGTGGCGGACGAGCGCTTTTCCGATGAGGCATGTCAATCGGTAGTAAGTATTTTGGGTGGGCTCATTGGAAAAACACCAAAATGTACGGTGACGGTTGATAAAAATATTTGGGGCGGCTTTGTCCTTAAAGTGGGCGATTCCGTTTTTGATTCAAGCCTTAAAGGCCGTCTTCAACGAATGAAGGAAACATTTTCACATCATCAATAA